In Primulina huaijiensis isolate GDHJ02 chromosome 16, ASM1229523v2, whole genome shotgun sequence, a single genomic region encodes these proteins:
- the LOC140961061 gene encoding cyclin-dependent kinase F-4-like, whose translation MNLREVKTLRAMNHSNIIKLKEVILEYGDLFFVFEYMECNLLQVMKNSRKRFSESEVRIWCFQVFEGLAHMHQRGYFHRDLKPENLLASKDLIKIADLGMAREIDSHPLFTDYVTTRWYRAPEVLLGSPTYGPPVDMWAMGTIMAELFTLRPLFPGSSEADQLHKISCVIGSPIKNEWPEGLELAKAMNYKFPQVSV comes from the exons ATGAACCTGAGAGAAGTCAAG ACGCTGAGAGCAATGAAccattcaaatataataaagCTCAAAGAAGTTATCCTGGAATATGGTgacttgttttttgtttttgaatacATG GAGTGCAATCTACTTCAAGTGATGAAGAACAGCCGAAAACGATTTTCTGAATCTGAAGTGAGAATATGGTGTTTCCAAGTATTTGAAGGTCTTGCACACATGCATCAACGTGGATACTTCCATCGTGACCTCAAGCCAG AAAACTTGTTGGCATCAAAGGATCTCATAAAAATTGCCGATCTTGGTATGGCCCGTGAGATTGATTCTCACCCTCTATTCACAGATTATGTCACAACACGCTG GTATCGGGCCCCTGAAGTTCTACTTGGTTCTCCAACTTACGGTCCGCCAGTCG ACATGTGGGCTATGGGTACTATAATGGCTGAACTGTTTACTCTTCGCCCTTTGTTTCCGGGCTCAAG TGAAGCAGACCAACTTCATAAAATAAGTTGCGTAATAGGGAGTCCGATTAAGAATGAATGGCCGGAGGGCCTTGAACTCGCCAAAGCCATGAATTACAAATTTCCGCAGGTGAGTGTTTGA